A genomic segment from Thermoplasmatales archaeon encodes:
- a CDS encoding helix-turn-helix transcriptional regulator — protein MISLTEKAEEKRIENRQKACMIEIENEVLCIDPSLPLIKVLGKKYSLLILALLGNNQGKKNFHAIFMAIPYSSANAISQRLKELISTGLVERNASENHIIYSLTEYGKKVRKLLVPLIIEAGKSP, from the coding sequence GTGATATCGTTAACAGAGAAAGCTGAGGAAAAAAGGATCGAGAACCGGCAGAAAGCATGCATGATAGAAATAGAGAACGAAGTCCTGTGCATAGATCCGTCTTTGCCTCTCATCAAGGTACTTGGAAAGAAGTACAGTTTGCTCATCCTTGCCTTGTTGGGAAATAATCAGGGTAAGAAAAACTTTCACGCAATATTCATGGCTATCCCATATTCGAGTGCGAACGCAATATCCCAGCGTCTGAAAGAACTTATTTCGACGGGATTGGTTGAACGAAACGCTTCAGAGAACCACATAATATATTCGCTGACCGAATATGGGAAAAAGGTACGAAAATTACTTGTACCCCTCATAATTGAAGCGGGAAAGAGCCCATAA
- a CDS encoding thiolase family protein: MASIVSTGMSKFGSDSRELMDHLLEASAGIVGRFRDLIDCVVLSTPYTLAFNNASAISSAFTSILGLADLPYLSVENTSASGSSAILVARSIIESGRADHVLVVGGEKMNSYPTRTVSRIIATLLAKEEASAGLTLPSVAAFTAKEYINKYACPRESIANVAVQNHHNGSLNPFAQFRKEISIEKVMESRIIADPLRLFEFCPISDGAAALLMVEDDLAESLTENPVKVLSSQSSSDISYLSMRSSFIEIPSVRSAAVKAFREAALKPEDIDVAELHDMSSILEIVELEEIGIFPRGHAWEMIDSGYTAIDGEFPVNTGGGLISRGHPLGATGIAQAVEISEQLSGKAQGRQVKNHNTGLSVNMAGYGNNANVIIYGVS; the protein is encoded by the coding sequence ATGGCTTCTATAGTATCAACGGGAATGTCAAAATTTGGAAGCGACAGCAGGGAGCTCATGGATCATTTACTGGAGGCTTCAGCTGGCATTGTGGGACGGTTCAGGGACCTCATAGACTGCGTAGTACTTTCCACCCCTTATACACTTGCTTTTAACAATGCATCCGCGATCAGTTCTGCATTCACATCCATTTTAGGGCTTGCTGATTTGCCCTACCTGTCTGTAGAAAACACGAGTGCCAGCGGATCTTCTGCAATTCTTGTTGCCAGATCTATCATAGAAAGTGGAAGAGCGGATCATGTCCTTGTTGTCGGTGGAGAGAAGATGAACTCTTACCCAACAAGAACTGTTTCCAGGATCATTGCAACGCTCCTTGCTAAGGAAGAGGCTTCAGCAGGACTTACTCTGCCTTCTGTTGCTGCGTTTACTGCCAAAGAGTACATTAACAAATATGCCTGTCCAAGAGAATCCATAGCAAACGTTGCTGTGCAGAACCACCACAATGGTTCACTCAATCCCTTCGCACAATTTCGCAAAGAGATATCAATTGAAAAGGTTATGGAATCGAGAATAATAGCCGATCCTCTTAGACTTTTCGAGTTCTGCCCAATAAGTGATGGTGCAGCCGCTCTGCTCATGGTTGAAGATGATCTTGCGGAAAGCCTTACCGAAAACCCAGTGAAGGTACTTTCATCACAGAGTTCCTCGGATATCTCGTATCTTTCAATGCGAAGCTCGTTTATAGAGATACCATCAGTTCGGAGTGCAGCGGTCAAGGCGTTCAGGGAGGCTGCACTGAAACCAGAGGATATAGATGTAGCCGAATTGCACGATATGTCATCAATCCTCGAGATAGTGGAACTTGAGGAGATAGGCATATTCCCCAGGGGACACGCATGGGAGATGATAGATTCGGGATACACGGCGATTGACGGTGAATTTCCAGTAAACACAGGTGGCGGGCTCATATCCCGGGGTCACCCCCTGGGTGCCACTGGCATTGCCCAGGCCGTAGAAATTTCAGAACAATTAAGTGGTAAGGCTCAGGGAAGACAGGTGAAAAACCACAACACGGGGTTATCCGTAAACATGGCGGGTTATGGAAATAACGCCAACGTTATCATATATGGGGTGAGTTAA
- a CDS encoding M20 family metallo-hydrolase: MQQNLKEMNDSDFIKYVASRIIPIKAISPDSGGEGELSRAEEICKILNELGYNDFKRYDTQDTHGITRPNIVLKVGNRPKTFWIVPHIDTVPVGDKSLWTYDPFKATVVGDRIYGRGTSDDGQAVFLSLLLLRNLDVSKLKYNLGIAFVSDEEVGSKYGIQYILEKDIFNKSDLILVPDAGTSNSLMIEIAEKSILWLKFTTKGKQYHASMPAMAINANREAMKFMLELDRSIHEKFNKVDDIFSPPYSTFEPTRHDKNVDNINTIPGTDVQFYDSRILPVYDLDMVLDFIDSKTREFNNSSSAKVSYEIMQKEQSPLPIDRNSPAVLELRKAIEKVKGSEPAMYGIGGGTCAAFFRRKGYDALVWSTTLEEVAHQVDEYVLIPHILGDKKIIENIILEE; this comes from the coding sequence ATGCAACAGAACTTGAAGGAGATGAATGATTCCGATTTTATAAAGTATGTCGCATCCAGGATTATACCCATAAAGGCGATATCGCCGGATTCCGGGGGCGAAGGTGAGTTAAGCAGGGCTGAAGAAATTTGTAAAATTTTGAATGAACTTGGTTATAACGACTTCAAGAGATATGATACCCAGGATACACATGGAATCACCAGACCCAACATCGTGCTTAAGGTAGGTAACCGTCCAAAGACATTCTGGATTGTCCCGCATATAGACACAGTTCCAGTGGGTGACAAATCTCTGTGGACCTACGACCCATTCAAGGCGACTGTTGTTGGCGACCGTATCTATGGACGTGGGACAAGCGACGATGGACAGGCCGTATTCTTATCGCTTCTGCTGCTCAGGAATCTTGATGTATCCAAGCTCAAGTACAATCTCGGTATTGCATTTGTTTCTGACGAGGAAGTTGGAAGCAAGTACGGAATTCAATACATCCTGGAAAAGGATATATTCAACAAAAGTGACCTTATTCTCGTCCCTGATGCCGGTACAAGCAACAGCCTGATGATAGAAATAGCTGAAAAGAGTATACTCTGGCTCAAGTTTACTACAAAAGGAAAGCAGTATCACGCAAGTATGCCGGCAATGGCCATAAATGCAAACAGGGAAGCGATGAAATTCATGCTTGAACTCGACAGATCTATACACGAGAAATTCAACAAAGTTGACGATATATTCTCTCCACCATATTCTACTTTTGAACCTACCAGGCACGATAAAAATGTGGATAACATCAACACGATCCCTGGAACTGATGTTCAGTTTTACGACTCCAGGATACTTCCCGTTTACGACCTAGACATGGTGCTGGACTTTATAGATTCAAAGACAAGAGAGTTCAATAATTCGAGCAGCGCAAAAGTATCCTATGAGATAATGCAGAAGGAACAGTCTCCGCTTCCGATTGACAGGAATTCTCCAGCAGTGCTGGAGTTGAGGAAAGCGATCGAAAAAGTAAAAGGATCGGAACCTGCTATGTATGGCATAGGGGGTGGGACATGTGCTGCTTTCTTCAGAAGAAAGGGTTATGATGCCCTTGTATGGAGCACAACACTCGAAGAGGTGGCTCATCAGGTCGACGAATATGTCCTTATACCGCACATACTTGGAGATAAGAAGATAATTGAAAACATAATCCTTGAAGAATGA
- a CDS encoding nicotinamide-nucleotide adenylyltransferase, with product MKTGRAFMVGRFQPFHNGHLAAIKKILSENSSVIIGIGSAQYSHTLKDPFTAGERHLMISSALENEGIFKFYLVPIEDVNSNPLWVSHVKALTPTFDKVYTNNPLVRRLFKESGYPVESMALMNRSSWSGTHIRKAMLHDGEWKKYVPTVVAEIVEEIDGIQRLKDLAMTDEQ from the coding sequence ATGAAGACTGGAAGGGCGTTCATGGTCGGGCGGTTTCAGCCGTTTCATAACGGGCATCTGGCAGCTATAAAGAAGATACTCTCTGAGAATTCTAGTGTTATCATTGGTATAGGAAGTGCACAGTACTCTCACACTCTCAAGGATCCGTTCACCGCTGGCGAGCGTCACCTCATGATTTCTTCTGCTCTTGAGAACGAGGGCATATTCAAGTTTTATCTTGTCCCGATAGAAGATGTCAATTCGAATCCCCTGTGGGTTTCGCATGTGAAAGCGCTGACGCCGACATTCGATAAGGTATATACGAACAACCCCCTAGTGCGGAGGCTTTTTAAGGAAAGCGGATACCCCGTGGAATCCATGGCCTTAATGAACAGGTCTTCGTGGTCAGGGACCCATATCAGAAAAGCAATGCTACATGATGGAGAATGGAAAAAGTATGTCCCGACTGTAGTTGCTGAAATCGTTGAGGAAATAGACGGAATCCAGAGACTGAAAGATCTTGCAATGACGGATGAGCAATGA
- the ileS gene encoding isoleucine--tRNA ligase gives MSAHRYEEIDTSRDLKEVSNEVLAYWRSKRIPDISLRNPLGTKDFVFLEGPPTANGKPHVGNLMTRVVKDTILRYRYITGHRIYRRTAGWDCHGLPVEVEAEKHFNFKTKKDIENFGVAKFNDYCRKSVFAYINDWVESDDRIGFWVDHENAYVTMKHDYIESEWWALKKLFESRLLYRDYKIVPYCPRCETSLSSHEVSLGYAEAKDPSVYVKFHETGKGNVYFLAWTTTPWTLPSNEFLCVNPDIDYSLVKSGEDEYYVATAAIPRIFKNPVEVAGSFKGSELVGKRYDQLLNFITAPEGTMVVTSGSHVNVEEGTGIVHTAPAFGAEDFDIGKKMHVEMINPVNQSGKFSDERLPWFGRFVKDADTDIIILLKSEKKLLRSEKIEHTYPFCYRCGTPLLYYPLTAWFIRVSSLKEKLIENNQLVNWMPDYIKNGRFGNFLLDVKDWALSRNRYWGTPLPIWSCKNGHLKAIGSTEELRNYGAVVPDDLHRPFIDEATFKCEECGEIMTREPYVIDTWFDSGSSTYAALHYPFESKGADLRIPITFIIEAIDQTRGWFYTLHVISTLLFGINAYSNVLSIDFVLDEQGRKMSKSKGNVVFALDMINDYGPDACRLFFLRGVPWKTRVIDRKYINDSARRIMGTLSNVYSFFASNANLDKYSYEGLLQPENALDRWIVSRVNSSLREYLKVMDRYEPFNAINEIEMLIDELSNFYLRLSRRRFWASELPEEKNKAYSVLFYSLDRIIRTLSPITPFFSDYIFLKMHPGSESVHLELLPEVQEEYINGELEEQVGMVMSMVEIVRRLRQENSIKGRQPISEILLYSEIPIDPKMIDMVVTEVNAKEIRMIGKVERPVSTSLQLKFKEAAPILKGRLNYVKGAVENASPAMIDYFVNNGKLVLDGIELSSGLIDIVENPADNFVSAKDSKLGIEVFLNTRIDRNLMLEGLAREIIRRIQVMRKDSGLRYDQRIDLSVWGTEAILEAAKAHSEWIKEETLTNKLEIEDHKGSKAWDVDGETLLISLKAL, from the coding sequence ATGTCCGCTCACAGATATGAAGAAATTGACACATCTCGCGATTTAAAAGAGGTATCAAATGAGGTTCTGGCCTACTGGCGATCAAAAAGGATACCAGACATCTCTCTGAGAAATCCACTTGGCACAAAAGATTTCGTTTTTCTTGAGGGCCCGCCAACAGCAAACGGCAAGCCGCATGTTGGCAATCTCATGACTCGCGTTGTAAAAGACACAATTCTTCGCTACAGGTACATCACGGGGCACAGGATATACAGGAGAACTGCAGGATGGGATTGCCATGGTCTTCCTGTTGAGGTAGAGGCTGAAAAGCATTTTAATTTCAAGACAAAGAAGGACATCGAGAATTTCGGTGTAGCAAAGTTCAATGATTATTGCCGAAAAAGCGTATTTGCTTACATCAATGACTGGGTGGAATCAGATGATCGGATAGGTTTCTGGGTTGATCATGAGAATGCCTATGTCACTATGAAACACGATTACATTGAAAGCGAGTGGTGGGCTCTGAAGAAACTCTTCGAGTCGAGGCTGCTGTACAGGGACTACAAGATTGTTCCATATTGCCCTAGATGCGAAACATCCCTAAGCTCCCATGAGGTCTCGCTTGGTTACGCTGAAGCAAAAGATCCTTCAGTGTATGTGAAGTTTCATGAAACTGGCAAGGGGAATGTATATTTCCTGGCTTGGACAACGACTCCATGGACACTCCCGTCCAATGAGTTCCTCTGCGTAAACCCTGATATCGATTACTCTTTGGTCAAATCCGGTGAAGACGAATACTATGTTGCCACTGCAGCAATCCCGAGGATTTTCAAGAATCCGGTAGAAGTGGCGGGTTCCTTCAAGGGTTCCGAACTCGTCGGTAAAAGGTACGATCAGCTTCTAAATTTCATAACTGCGCCTGAAGGCACAATGGTTGTAACTTCCGGTTCGCATGTCAATGTTGAAGAAGGAACCGGAATAGTCCATACAGCACCTGCATTTGGTGCAGAAGACTTTGACATAGGAAAGAAGATGCATGTTGAGATGATCAATCCCGTCAATCAATCCGGGAAATTTTCCGACGAACGGCTACCTTGGTTCGGTCGATTTGTGAAAGATGCGGATACGGACATAATAATACTCCTTAAATCCGAGAAAAAACTTCTTCGGTCCGAGAAGATCGAGCACACTTATCCGTTCTGTTACAGGTGCGGGACGCCTCTTCTCTACTATCCACTTACTGCATGGTTCATACGCGTTTCTTCTCTGAAGGAAAAGCTGATCGAGAACAACCAGCTCGTCAACTGGATGCCAGATTACATAAAGAACGGCAGGTTTGGAAATTTCCTGTTGGACGTCAAGGATTGGGCACTCAGCAGAAACAGGTACTGGGGAACACCACTTCCAATATGGTCATGCAAAAATGGGCACCTAAAGGCCATAGGCAGCACGGAAGAACTAAGAAATTATGGGGCTGTAGTGCCGGATGATTTGCACAGACCTTTCATCGACGAAGCCACGTTTAAGTGTGAGGAATGTGGGGAAATTATGACGAGGGAACCGTACGTGATTGACACATGGTTTGACTCGGGAAGCTCGACATACGCTGCACTGCATTACCCATTTGAATCAAAGGGGGCGGATCTCAGGATCCCTATAACATTCATAATCGAGGCGATCGATCAGACAAGAGGATGGTTTTACACTCTTCATGTGATCTCAACCTTATTGTTCGGCATAAACGCATACTCTAATGTCCTTTCCATAGATTTTGTCCTGGATGAACAGGGCAGGAAAATGAGCAAGAGCAAGGGAAACGTTGTCTTCGCGCTCGACATGATCAACGATTATGGCCCCGATGCCTGCAGGTTATTTTTCCTGCGTGGAGTTCCATGGAAAACCAGGGTTATAGACAGAAAATACATCAATGATTCTGCAAGGAGAATCATGGGTACGCTATCGAATGTCTATTCTTTCTTTGCATCTAATGCGAATCTGGACAAGTACTCCTACGAAGGGCTACTGCAGCCGGAAAATGCCCTTGATCGTTGGATAGTGTCCCGCGTGAACTCATCTCTCAGGGAATATCTGAAGGTAATGGACAGGTACGAACCATTTAATGCAATAAATGAAATCGAGATGTTGATAGACGAACTTTCCAACTTTTACCTCAGATTGTCAAGACGCAGGTTCTGGGCATCTGAGCTACCCGAAGAGAAGAATAAGGCATATTCTGTTCTATTCTACTCCCTTGATAGGATAATCCGCACGTTATCTCCAATTACGCCGTTCTTCTCCGATTACATATTCCTTAAGATGCATCCTGGCTCCGAGTCCGTTCATCTTGAACTTCTGCCCGAGGTTCAGGAGGAATATATCAATGGGGAACTGGAAGAACAGGTCGGCATGGTAATGTCCATGGTGGAGATCGTGAGGAGGCTCCGCCAGGAAAATTCAATAAAGGGCAGGCAGCCTATTTCTGAAATCCTTCTGTATTCAGAGATACCTATCGATCCAAAAATGATAGACATGGTTGTAACAGAAGTTAACGCCAAGGAAATAAGGATGATAGGAAAGGTTGAGCGCCCTGTGTCTACTTCGCTTCAGCTCAAGTTCAAGGAAGCAGCACCGATACTTAAGGGCAGGTTGAACTACGTCAAGGGTGCAGTAGAGAATGCATCACCTGCGATGATTGACTATTTTGTAAACAACGGAAAATTGGTTCTCGATGGCATAGAACTTTCCAGTGGGCTGATCGATATTGTAGAGAACCCTGCAGATAATTTTGTCAGTGCCAAGGATTCAAAATTGGGAATAGAGGTCTTCCTCAACACTCGCATTGACCGTAACCTCATGCTTGAGGGGTTAGCGAGGGAAATCATAAGGCGGATTCAGGTAATGCGTAAGGACAGTGGGCTGCGGTACGATCAAAGGATCGATCTTAGTGTATGGGGAACTGAGGCTATACTTGAGGCTGCGAAGGCCCACAGTGAATGGATAAAGGAAGAAACCCTGACAAACAAACTCGAAATTGAAGATCATAAGGGTTCCAAGGCGTGGGATGTTGACGGAGAGACCTTATTAATATCCCTAAAAGCGTTATAG
- a CDS encoding thiamine-phosphate kinase: MRLTDLGERRIIDDIYRDFHVTQPKDDCAMIDSGDSVLLLSTDIIRESTHIPKGARPEQIGNFVANINLSDIAAMAGIPTGMVLSYLVNPESDESFLIDIVRGVDKTLRSAGAEILGGDTKEGNELVISGTVLGQQEKRKVRKRSDLKPGHVIGVTNELGRCASGYIFYKNSYRTDLAINLILGIKARIKEAQIMSEYGAKFMTDLSDGLFSSISQMKNDYGIGFRIVENELIPNRYVRKASELSGLSETEIMCAYGGDYEIMFSIENKDFKDFSEAMESEKINVHFIGDAWNGDNIINNDDQWLPIKEYGYEHFRPKPFS; encoded by the coding sequence ATGAGGCTTACAGATCTTGGTGAGAGAAGGATAATAGACGACATCTACAGGGATTTCCATGTTACCCAACCGAAGGATGATTGTGCCATGATCGACTCCGGGGATTCCGTTTTGCTACTTTCTACAGATATCATACGTGAAAGCACACACATCCCTAAGGGTGCAAGGCCAGAACAGATAGGCAACTTTGTTGCAAACATAAACTTGAGTGACATTGCGGCGATGGCTGGAATTCCGACAGGCATGGTGCTCTCATACCTCGTGAATCCTGAGAGTGATGAATCTTTTCTTATAGACATAGTTCGCGGTGTTGACAAAACACTCAGGTCCGCTGGTGCTGAAATTCTTGGTGGAGACACGAAGGAAGGAAATGAACTCGTAATCTCAGGCACAGTACTTGGCCAGCAAGAAAAGAGGAAGGTCAGGAAACGGTCCGATCTGAAACCTGGGCACGTGATAGGTGTTACAAATGAACTCGGGAGATGCGCATCAGGCTACATTTTCTATAAAAATTCTTACAGGACCGATCTTGCAATAAACCTTATTCTTGGCATAAAAGCAAGAATTAAGGAAGCACAGATAATGAGCGAGTACGGAGCAAAATTTATGACTGATTTATCTGACGGTCTCTTCTCGAGTATTTCACAGATGAAGAACGACTACGGCATAGGATTTCGTATCGTTGAAAACGAATTGATCCCAAACAGGTATGTTAGGAAAGCAAGTGAACTCTCCGGGCTTTCCGAGACAGAAATCATGTGTGCATATGGAGGGGACTACGAGATCATGTTTTCGATAGAAAACAAGGACTTCAAGGATTTTTCGGAGGCCATGGAATCTGAAAAGATAAATGTGCATTTCATAGGAGATGCATGGAACGGCGACAATATAATAAATAATGACGACCAGTGGCTCCCTATTAAAGAGTACGGATATGAACATTTCAGGCCGAAACCGTTCTCGTAA
- a CDS encoding PD-(D/E)XK nuclease family protein: MSAEEDLRKLFHDMISGQNDRNKSTPVNRLSVSGLSFGIQYEIERKLGLKTETFKDPLNMFKGTALHVHVQNLAKSLGYSPEYRCYYTIPFNWERLKFREIILAGSIDLIHWERREIIELKSSQYSDKIEHYHKIQLAAYVNMMKFKTGNEFTGLVVKFGGKDLVLEELKSNESSELWDEILDRARSCAKELDMKADQTASVSQENEWPKANGKADLYFYDEN, translated from the coding sequence ATGTCAGCCGAAGAGGACCTAAGAAAGTTGTTTCACGATATGATATCTGGCCAGAACGATAGGAATAAATCTACACCTGTCAATAGGCTCAGCGTTTCCGGCCTCTCCTTCGGTATTCAGTATGAGATTGAGAGGAAATTAGGCCTAAAAACAGAGACTTTCAAGGATCCACTCAATATGTTCAAAGGAACCGCTCTGCACGTCCATGTGCAGAACCTTGCAAAATCCCTTGGCTATTCACCAGAATACCGCTGCTATTATACTATTCCGTTCAACTGGGAGCGCCTAAAATTCAGGGAAATAATCCTGGCGGGATCAATAGATCTTATTCACTGGGAAAGAAGGGAGATCATTGAGCTGAAAAGCTCACAGTACTCCGACAAGATAGAACACTATCACAAGATTCAGTTAGCTGCCTACGTAAACATGATGAAATTCAAGACAGGAAATGAATTCACTGGCTTAGTTGTGAAGTTCGGAGGAAAAGATCTGGTTCTCGAAGAGCTGAAATCGAATGAGAGTTCGGAACTATGGGACGAGATCCTGGACAGGGCAAGATCGTGTGCCAAGGAACTGGACATGAAGGCGGATCAAACTGCTTCTGTTTCGCAGGAGAATGAATGGCCAAAAGCAAACGGTAAAGCCGATCTATACTTTTACGATGAAAACTGA
- a CDS encoding archaeosine biosynthesis radical SAM protein RaSEA, with protein MINREFSGFIKKLMPSVPKKVDLDSPVSMWREMDRLGGFPEKTTVVIFRTTGCSWYNFSSCSMCGYFNDISPDVGLDNLYHQIDRVASALDTDALKVFTSGSFLDPMEFPLKAREYFFSSIKGKVERLLVESRTEYIRKPNLEDLPMNDMKVRVAIGLESANDSIITNSINKGSSFSKYVAAAEVLKDLGVELRTYLLFKPPFLSEKQAIEDMLYSIKKAQPYSKDVSVNPMNIQSNTYVEYLWKRGLYKLPRLWSLAKILIESENSGVDVVSYPTGGNKERGVHNDNPDPQLLQLIYESSLNQNFEDLKDYYVKADRSIYERTIELESLNLLQTDYDKMIRKDGSFIIN; from the coding sequence ATGATCAATAGAGAGTTTTCCGGGTTTATTAAAAAACTTATGCCCAGTGTTCCAAAAAAGGTGGATCTCGATTCCCCCGTTTCAATGTGGCGCGAAATGGATAGACTGGGCGGGTTTCCGGAAAAAACAACAGTCGTTATATTCAGGACAACCGGATGCAGTTGGTACAATTTTTCATCGTGCTCAATGTGCGGATATTTTAACGATATTTCTCCAGATGTAGGTCTCGACAACCTCTATCACCAGATTGACCGTGTCGCTAGCGCTCTGGACACTGATGCCCTGAAAGTCTTCACTTCCGGAAGTTTTCTTGATCCTATGGAATTTCCGCTCAAGGCAAGAGAATATTTCTTCTCTTCGATAAAGGGCAAGGTCGAGAGACTCCTGGTGGAATCAAGAACAGAATACATCCGCAAACCGAACCTTGAGGATCTGCCAATGAACGATATGAAAGTGAGAGTGGCCATCGGTCTTGAGAGCGCCAATGATTCTATAATAACTAATTCTATAAATAAGGGAAGCTCCTTTTCCAAGTACGTTGCTGCCGCTGAGGTCCTGAAGGATCTGGGTGTTGAACTGAGAACATATCTGCTCTTCAAGCCTCCGTTTCTTTCAGAAAAGCAGGCAATAGAAGACATGCTTTATTCAATAAAGAAAGCACAGCCCTACTCAAAGGACGTGTCCGTGAATCCCATGAATATCCAGAGCAATACTTATGTTGAGTATCTCTGGAAGCGTGGTCTGTATAAACTCCCACGCCTGTGGAGTTTAGCAAAAATACTGATTGAATCAGAAAACAGTGGGGTTGACGTAGTGTCTTACCCAACCGGGGGCAACAAAGAGAGAGGAGTCCACAACGACAATCCGGATCCTCAGCTTTTGCAGCTTATTTATGAATCGTCGTTGAATCAAAACTTTGAGGATCTTAAGGACTACTATGTAAAGGCTGATCGGTCTATTTATGAACGAACAATTGAACTTGAAAGTCTGAATCTGCTACAAACTGACTATGATAAAATGATACGAAAGGACGGTTCATTTATTATAAATTAG
- a CDS encoding pyridoxal phosphate-dependent aminotransferase, translated as MLSRRLDNISPSKTVSLSNKANELKKAGKKVYNFGIGEPDFTTPEGIIKAAFDAANAGKTHYTPSSGIPELRSAIANKMNRINNVPAESKNVLVTNTKFSINLAAMALLNPGDEVLIPEPYYLSYPEIMKLYGAKPVPVRSNEDYDIDFDELNKLTSPKTKALIYSSPSNPTGKVLSEKLLKKVSDYIIENNMILIADEIYEDIIFEGKPFSPASIPEMFDRTVTVNGFSKSHAMTGWRIGYMVANENIIRASDKIQQQTITCAPSISQYAALAALEDRKSPKEFRDRFLHRRDLVQKLLLNSGLKSRNPEGAFYAFPEYDLDINSEKFCNLLLEKENVIVTPGSAFGGQGENHFRLSFATDDETIKEGIERILRFTERFPENS; from the coding sequence ATGCTTTCCAGAAGATTAGATAATATTTCTCCGTCAAAGACGGTATCCTTGAGCAACAAAGCTAACGAACTTAAGAAGGCTGGAAAAAAGGTATACAATTTCGGGATCGGTGAACCGGACTTCACGACCCCTGAGGGAATAATTAAGGCAGCTTTCGACGCTGCAAACGCAGGTAAAACTCACTATACCCCGTCTTCAGGTATTCCGGAGTTAAGGAGTGCAATTGCCAATAAAATGAACAGAATAAACAACGTCCCAGCCGAATCCAAAAATGTCCTGGTGACGAACACAAAGTTTTCTATCAATCTTGCCGCCATGGCCCTCCTCAACCCTGGCGATGAGGTTCTTATACCGGAGCCCTACTACCTTTCGTACCCGGAGATAATGAAGCTCTACGGAGCCAAACCTGTGCCCGTTCGGAGCAATGAGGATTATGACATAGATTTCGATGAATTAAATAAGTTGACATCACCGAAAACGAAGGCACTCATATATAGCAGCCCTTCAAACCCAACGGGGAAAGTACTCTCTGAAAAGCTTCTCAAAAAAGTTTCGGACTATATCATAGAGAACAATATGATCCTGATTGCAGACGAGATATATGAGGATATAATTTTTGAAGGAAAACCGTTTTCTCCTGCGTCGATTCCAGAAATGTTTGATAGAACAGTCACAGTTAACGGGTTCTCAAAGAGCCATGCGATGACCGGTTGGAGGATCGGATACATGGTAGCTAATGAAAACATCATTAGAGCCTCTGACAAGATACAACAGCAGACAATTACCTGTGCCCCTTCGATATCACAGTATGCTGCCCTGGCTGCACTCGAAGACAGGAAGTCCCCAAAAGAATTCAGAGACAGATTTCTGCACCGGAGAGATCTTGTCCAGAAGCTGTTATTGAATTCCGGCCTAAAATCACGTAACCCTGAAGGGGCATTTTATGCGTTTCCTGAATATGACCTGGACATCAACAGCGAAAAATTCTGCAACCTGCTCCTTGAAAAAGAGAATGTGATAGTTACCCCTGGATCTGCTTTTGGTGGGCAGGGGGAGAACCATTTCAGACTCTCTTTCGCAACGGATGATGAAACCATAAAGGAAGGAATAGAGAGGATCCTCCGCTTTACAGAAAGATTTCCTGAAAATTCATGA
- a CDS encoding rhodanese-like domain-containing protein, whose protein sequence is MEKNSFDVTKEQVIELTDQKGFTLVDILGKSSYEDFHIKRAISVPFDELERNGWEILAGRKVITYCHGPSCEASEIAARILRDHGIEAYAYRGGLEEWTDSGLPLEGKYSNQG, encoded by the coding sequence ATGGAAAAAAATTCATTTGATGTCACAAAAGAACAGGTCATTGAATTAACGGACCAAAAGGGCTTCACGCTTGTTGACATACTTGGGAAGTCGTCTTACGAGGACTTTCACATTAAGCGCGCGATATCTGTTCCGTTTGATGAGCTGGAAAGGAATGGTTGGGAAATTCTTGCGGGGAGGAAAGTTATAACATATTGCCATGGCCCTTCATGTGAGGCATCAGAAATTGCTGCAAGGATTCTGCGTGACCATGGAATAGAGGCATACGCGTACAGGGGAGGGTTGGAAGAATGGACGGATTCTGGCCTGCCTCTTGAAGGGAAATATTCAAATCAAGGCTAG